CTTGGTTCATACATAATTTAGCTCCAGTAATATATACCTAAAGAGAAGTGTCACAAAAAAGTGTCCCCCTTTTCTTGTTTTCCTATTTCCTCTGACGTGCACCTACTCTAgattcttttttgtatttttgatttttctccACACGACCATGTAAAGGAGGTCTTTTTGGTAGACTGTGCATGTTCTTGATATTCTTGTGCTTCTGTCTTTATTGTAATAAGTTCAGCAAATTCAATCCGTGCAGAGGATGTGGGCAGAGGAGAAGCTGTTTCAGATTGTAGGTGCGCTGTCCTCGGCCACCTGCAGGAAAACAAATTCATCCCAAAACAACCCGGCGAAGCCCTGCTGAAGCGTTAGAAAGGGGTTTGTTTCCTACTGGTCCATATGTCATAAATCCTTGAGAGTTATTCTCAATAATAAGCTTCTGCTCCGTTGATGTTCCTTATAGATCAATTCCACCTTGATGCCATGTTGGTTACACAGTTGTTTCAATCTTTTCGATGATTTCTATCATAGACTTGGAGGGAGAGAGCAGAGAACAGTCATCTTGATCCCAGAGGCTCCCAGGGCTGGAGTTTCCATCTGTGCTCAACtcgtcatcctcctcctcctcctcgctctcctcctcACAGGACTCCAGATAGTGGAGACCGAGGGCGTTGATGCCGGAGTCCTCGGAGCTTGACGGCGAGGAACAGTGGTCCATTTTGGGACCTTTTACCTTATCCAGCGGGGAGGGGTGTTTGTGTTCACCGTACACTTGCTGCACTGGCTGCACAGGTGCAGGTGCGTTTTGGGTTGACGGCGTCGGTTTGGGCAGTTGCTGAGCCTGGCTGGGATTTTGGGGAACCGTAGGTAAAGCTGGAGCAGGTGGTGGGGGGGTAGGAGGACGAGGCGGCTCTGGTAAAGGAGGCGGGGGACGCTGCACGTAGCACATCTTCCCATTGAT
This DNA window, taken from Oreochromis niloticus isolate F11D_XX linkage group LG16, O_niloticus_UMD_NMBU, whole genome shotgun sequence, encodes the following:
- the zgc:162707 gene encoding UPF0524 protein C3orf70 homolog A, with protein sequence MAASGAHKCPKSEKLDEAQALAKSCAGRPDFLPCDGLSICATHSHGKCFKLHWCCHLGWCHCKYVYQPMTNVCQLPSTTVPPVGSECSSTIDLSVSLAERFLKLAPCFKSPPHLESPKYCVIADLFVDDYIVKRINGKMCYVQRPPPPLPEPPRPPTPPPPAPALPTVPQNPSQAQQLPKPTPSTQNAPAPVQPVQQVYGEHKHPSPLDKVKGPKMDHCSSPSSSEDSGINALGLHYLESCEEESEEEEEDDELSTDGNSSPGSLWDQDDCSLLSPSKSMIEIIEKIETTV